From Lagopus muta isolate bLagMut1 chromosome 12, bLagMut1 primary, whole genome shotgun sequence, one genomic window encodes:
- the MTSS2 gene encoding protein MTSS 2 isoform X3: METAEKECGALGGLFQAIINDMKSSYPIWEDFNSKATKLHSQLRTTVLAAVAFLDAFQKVADMATNTRGATRDIGSALTRMCMRHRSIEAKLRQFTNALMESLINPLQDRIEDWKKTANQLDKDHAKEYKRARHEIKKKSSDTLKLQKKARKGKGDLQPQLDNALQDVNDMYLLLEETEKQAVRKALIEERGRFCTFITFLQPVVNGELTMLGEITHLQGIIDDLVVLTAEPHKLPPASEQVIKDLKGSDYSWSYQTPPSSPSSSSSRKSSMCSSVSSAKGGLPWPGGAQTCSPSSTYRYRSLAQPASASTRLSSVSSHDSGFISQDAAYSKPPSPMPSDITSQKSSSSASSEASETCQSVSECSSPTSDWSKASPYDQPMVSTLQRRKDRVEHLREAEMGSASSAYPAMGSEDAPRPRMSPATIAAKHGEEVSPAASDLAMVLTRGLSLEHQKSSRDSLQYSSGYSTQTTTPSCSEDTIPSQGSDYDCYSVNGDVECDPQSDFDKSSTIPRNSNIAQNYRRMIQTKRPASTAGLPSGTNLPAGSTPGVATIRRTPSTKPSVRRTLSNAGPIPIRPPIVPVKTPTVPDSPVYAGPARVGSEECVFYAEDASPNPMDFAKASPKRLSLPNAAWGGGVAEISVYSGAAHPMATDEEEDQQLAANRHSLVEKIGELVAGAHALGEGQFPFPTALEETPAPPPAPAMDPPAEDMLVAIRRGVRLRRTVTNDRSAPRIS, translated from the exons AGCTCCTACCCCATCTGGGAGGACTTCAACTCCAAGGCCACCAAGCTGCACTCCCAGCTCAG GACCACAGTGCTGGCTGCGGTCGCCTTCCTGGATGCCTTCCAGAAAGTGGCTGACATGGCCACCAACACTCGAG GGGCCACGAGGGACATCGGCTCCGCACTGACCCGTATGTGCATGCGGCACCGCAGCATCGAGGCCAAGCTCCGGCAGTTCACCAA TGCCCTGATGGAGAGCCTGATCAACCCTTTGCAGGACAGAATTGAGGACTGGAAGAAAACTGCCAACCAGTTGGACAAGGACCACGCAAAAG AGTACAAGCGAGCCCGCCACGAGATCAAGAAGAAATCCTCTGACACACTCAAGCTGCAGAAGAAGGCTCGTAAGG GGAAAGGGgacctgcagccccagctggacAACGCGCTGCAGGACGTCAATGATATGtacctgctgctggaggagacGGAGAAGCAGGCGGTGCGCAAGGCGCTCATCGAGGAGCGGGGCCGCTTCTGCACCTTCATCACCTTCCTGCAGCCCGTGGTG AACGGGGAGCTCACCATGCTGGGGGAGATCACCCACTTGCAGGGCATCATCGACGACCTGGTGGTGCTCACCGCCGAGCCCCACAAGCTGCCCCCTGCCAGCGAGCAG GTGATCAAGGACCTGAAGGGCTCCGACTACAGTTGGTCCTACCAGACCCCTCCATCGTcgcccagcagctccagctcccgCAAATCGAGCATGTGCAG CAGTGTCAGCAGTGCCAAGGGTGGCCTCCCGTGGCCCGGGGGGGCTCAGACCTGCTCACCCAGCTCCACCTATCGCTACCGCAGCCTGGCCCAGCCGGCCAGCGCCAGCACGCGCCTCTCCAGCGTTTCCTCGCACGACTCCGGCTTCATCTCCCAGGATGCTGCCTACTCCAAACCGCCCTCCCCGATGCCCTCAGACATCACCAGCCAG AAGTCCTCCAGCTCAGCGTCCTCAGAGGCCTCAGAGACGTGCCAGTCGGTCAGCGAGTGCAGCTCCCCCACCTCG GATTGGTCCAAGGCCAGCCCCTATGACCAGCCCATGGTCAGCACCCTACAGCGGCGAAAGGACCGCGTGGAGCACCTGCGGGAAGCTGAGATGGGCTCAGCCAGCAGCGCGTACCCGGCCATGGGCAGCGAGGATGCTCCCAGGCCCCGAATGTCACCGGCCACCATTGCAGCCAAG CATGGCGAGGAGGTGTCCCCCGCTGCCAGCGACCTGGCCATGGTGCTCACACGGGGGCTGAGCCTGGAGCACCAGAAGAGCAGCCGGGACTCGCTGCAGTACTCCAGTGGCTACAGCACGCAGACCACCACTCCATCTTGCTCTGAGGACACCATCCCTTCCCAAG GTTCTGACTACGACTGCTACTCGGTGAACGGCGACGTGGAGTGCGACCCTCAGAGCGACTTCGACAAATCCTCAACCATCCCTCGCAACAGCAACATCGCCCAGAACTACCGCCGTATGATCCAGACCAAGCGGCCCGCCTCCACCGCCGGGCTGCCCAGCGGCACCAACCTGCCGGCCGGCAGCACCCCTGGGGTGGCCACCATCCGCCGCACGCCCTCCACCAAACCCTCGGTCCGCCGCACCCTGTCCAACGCTGGCCCCATCCCCATCCGCCCACCCATCGTCCCCGTCAAGACCCCAACGGTGCCCGATTCACCCGTCTACGCCGGCCCAGCGCGGGTGGGCAGCGAGGAGTGCGTGTTTTACGCTGAGGATGCCTCACCCAACCCAATGGATTTTGCCAAAGCGTCGCCCAAACGCTTGAGCCTCCCCAACGCTGCCTGGGGCGGCGGCGTGGCCGAGATCTCGGTGTACTCCGGGGCGGCGCATCCAATGGCCACCGACGAAGAGGAGGACCAGCAGTTGGCCGCCAACCGGCACAGCTTGGTGGAGAAGATCGGCGAGCTGGTGGCTGGTGCCCACGCTCTGGGAGAAGGCCAATTCCCCTTTCCCACCGCGCTGGAGGAGacccccgcgccgccccccgcGCCCGCCATGGACCCCCCGGCCGAAGACATGCTGGTGGCCATCCGGCGCGGCGTGCGCCTGCGCAGGACCGTCACCAACGACAGGTCGGCGCCGCGGATATCGTGA
- the MTSS2 gene encoding protein MTSS 2 isoform X6: METAEKECGALGGLFQAIINDMKSSYPIWEDFNSKATKLHSQLRTTVLAAVAFLDAFQKVADMATNTRGATRDIGSALTRMCMRHRSIEAKLRQFTNALMESLINPLQDRIEDWKKTANQLDKDHAKEYKRARHEIKKKSSDTLKLQKKARKGQLGKGDLQPQLDNALQDVNDMYLLLEETEKQAVRKALIEERGRFCTFITFLQPVVNGELTMLGEITHLQGIIDDLVVLTAEPHKLPPASEQVIKDLKGSDYSWSYQTPPSSPSSSSSRKSSMCSLAQPASASTRLSSVSSHDSGFISQDAAYSKPPSPMPSDITSQKSSSSASSEASETCQSVSECSSPTSDWSKASPYDQPMVSTLQRRKDRVEHLREAEMGSASSAYPAMGSEDAPRPRMSPATIAAKHGEEVSPAASDLAMVLTRGLSLEHQKSSRDSLQYSSGYSTQTTTPSCSEDTIPSQGSDYDCYSVNGDVECDPQSDFDKSSTIPRNSNIAQNYRRMIQTKRPASTAGLPSGTNLPAGSTPGVATIRRTPSTKPSVRRTLSNAGPIPIRPPIVPVKTPTVPDSPVYAGPARVGSEECVFYAEDASPNPMDFAKASPKRLSLPNAAWGGGVAEISVYSGAAHPMATDEEEDQQLAANRHSLVEKIGELVAGAHALGEGQFPFPTALEETPAPPPAPAMDPPAEDMLVAIRRGVRLRRTVTNDRSAPRIS, encoded by the exons AGCTCCTACCCCATCTGGGAGGACTTCAACTCCAAGGCCACCAAGCTGCACTCCCAGCTCAG GACCACAGTGCTGGCTGCGGTCGCCTTCCTGGATGCCTTCCAGAAAGTGGCTGACATGGCCACCAACACTCGAG GGGCCACGAGGGACATCGGCTCCGCACTGACCCGTATGTGCATGCGGCACCGCAGCATCGAGGCCAAGCTCCGGCAGTTCACCAA TGCCCTGATGGAGAGCCTGATCAACCCTTTGCAGGACAGAATTGAGGACTGGAAGAAAACTGCCAACCAGTTGGACAAGGACCACGCAAAAG AGTACAAGCGAGCCCGCCACGAGATCAAGAAGAAATCCTCTGACACACTCAAGCTGCAGAAGAAGGCTCGTAAGGGTCAGCTGG GGAAAGGGgacctgcagccccagctggacAACGCGCTGCAGGACGTCAATGATATGtacctgctgctggaggagacGGAGAAGCAGGCGGTGCGCAAGGCGCTCATCGAGGAGCGGGGCCGCTTCTGCACCTTCATCACCTTCCTGCAGCCCGTGGTG AACGGGGAGCTCACCATGCTGGGGGAGATCACCCACTTGCAGGGCATCATCGACGACCTGGTGGTGCTCACCGCCGAGCCCCACAAGCTGCCCCCTGCCAGCGAGCAG GTGATCAAGGACCTGAAGGGCTCCGACTACAGTTGGTCCTACCAGACCCCTCCATCGTcgcccagcagctccagctcccgCAAATCGAGCATGTGCAG CCTGGCCCAGCCGGCCAGCGCCAGCACGCGCCTCTCCAGCGTTTCCTCGCACGACTCCGGCTTCATCTCCCAGGATGCTGCCTACTCCAAACCGCCCTCCCCGATGCCCTCAGACATCACCAGCCAG AAGTCCTCCAGCTCAGCGTCCTCAGAGGCCTCAGAGACGTGCCAGTCGGTCAGCGAGTGCAGCTCCCCCACCTCG GATTGGTCCAAGGCCAGCCCCTATGACCAGCCCATGGTCAGCACCCTACAGCGGCGAAAGGACCGCGTGGAGCACCTGCGGGAAGCTGAGATGGGCTCAGCCAGCAGCGCGTACCCGGCCATGGGCAGCGAGGATGCTCCCAGGCCCCGAATGTCACCGGCCACCATTGCAGCCAAG CATGGCGAGGAGGTGTCCCCCGCTGCCAGCGACCTGGCCATGGTGCTCACACGGGGGCTGAGCCTGGAGCACCAGAAGAGCAGCCGGGACTCGCTGCAGTACTCCAGTGGCTACAGCACGCAGACCACCACTCCATCTTGCTCTGAGGACACCATCCCTTCCCAAG GTTCTGACTACGACTGCTACTCGGTGAACGGCGACGTGGAGTGCGACCCTCAGAGCGACTTCGACAAATCCTCAACCATCCCTCGCAACAGCAACATCGCCCAGAACTACCGCCGTATGATCCAGACCAAGCGGCCCGCCTCCACCGCCGGGCTGCCCAGCGGCACCAACCTGCCGGCCGGCAGCACCCCTGGGGTGGCCACCATCCGCCGCACGCCCTCCACCAAACCCTCGGTCCGCCGCACCCTGTCCAACGCTGGCCCCATCCCCATCCGCCCACCCATCGTCCCCGTCAAGACCCCAACGGTGCCCGATTCACCCGTCTACGCCGGCCCAGCGCGGGTGGGCAGCGAGGAGTGCGTGTTTTACGCTGAGGATGCCTCACCCAACCCAATGGATTTTGCCAAAGCGTCGCCCAAACGCTTGAGCCTCCCCAACGCTGCCTGGGGCGGCGGCGTGGCCGAGATCTCGGTGTACTCCGGGGCGGCGCATCCAATGGCCACCGACGAAGAGGAGGACCAGCAGTTGGCCGCCAACCGGCACAGCTTGGTGGAGAAGATCGGCGAGCTGGTGGCTGGTGCCCACGCTCTGGGAGAAGGCCAATTCCCCTTTCCCACCGCGCTGGAGGAGacccccgcgccgccccccgcGCCCGCCATGGACCCCCCGGCCGAAGACATGCTGGTGGCCATCCGGCGCGGCGTGCGCCTGCGCAGGACCGTCACCAACGACAGGTCGGCGCCGCGGATATCGTGA
- the MTSS2 gene encoding protein MTSS 2 isoform X2, whose protein sequence is METAEKECGALGGLFQAIINDMKSSYPIWEDFNSKATKLHSQLRTTVLAAVAFLDAFQKVADMATNTRGATRDIGSALTRMCMRHRSIEAKLRQFTNALMESLINPLQDRIEDWKKTANQLDKDHAKEYKRARHEIKKKSSDTLKLQKKARKGQLGKGDLQPQLDNALQDVNDMYLLLEETEKQAVRKALIEERGRFCTFITFLQPVVNGELTMLGEITHLQGIIDDLVVLTAEPHKLPPASEQVIKDLKGSDYSWSYQTPPSSPSSSSSRKSSMCSVSSAKGGLPWPGGAQTCSPSSTYRYRSLAQPASASTRLSSVSSHDSGFISQDAAYSKPPSPMPSDITSQKSSSSASSEASETCQSVSECSSPTSDWSKASPYDQPMVSTLQRRKDRVEHLREAEMGSASSAYPAMGSEDAPRPRMSPATIAAKHGEEVSPAASDLAMVLTRGLSLEHQKSSRDSLQYSSGYSTQTTTPSCSEDTIPSQGSDYDCYSVNGDVECDPQSDFDKSSTIPRNSNIAQNYRRMIQTKRPASTAGLPSGTNLPAGSTPGVATIRRTPSTKPSVRRTLSNAGPIPIRPPIVPVKTPTVPDSPVYAGPARVGSEECVFYAEDASPNPMDFAKASPKRLSLPNAAWGGGVAEISVYSGAAHPMATDEEEDQQLAANRHSLVEKIGELVAGAHALGEGQFPFPTALEETPAPPPAPAMDPPAEDMLVAIRRGVRLRRTVTNDRSAPRIS, encoded by the exons AGCTCCTACCCCATCTGGGAGGACTTCAACTCCAAGGCCACCAAGCTGCACTCCCAGCTCAG GACCACAGTGCTGGCTGCGGTCGCCTTCCTGGATGCCTTCCAGAAAGTGGCTGACATGGCCACCAACACTCGAG GGGCCACGAGGGACATCGGCTCCGCACTGACCCGTATGTGCATGCGGCACCGCAGCATCGAGGCCAAGCTCCGGCAGTTCACCAA TGCCCTGATGGAGAGCCTGATCAACCCTTTGCAGGACAGAATTGAGGACTGGAAGAAAACTGCCAACCAGTTGGACAAGGACCACGCAAAAG AGTACAAGCGAGCCCGCCACGAGATCAAGAAGAAATCCTCTGACACACTCAAGCTGCAGAAGAAGGCTCGTAAGGGTCAGCTGG GGAAAGGGgacctgcagccccagctggacAACGCGCTGCAGGACGTCAATGATATGtacctgctgctggaggagacGGAGAAGCAGGCGGTGCGCAAGGCGCTCATCGAGGAGCGGGGCCGCTTCTGCACCTTCATCACCTTCCTGCAGCCCGTGGTG AACGGGGAGCTCACCATGCTGGGGGAGATCACCCACTTGCAGGGCATCATCGACGACCTGGTGGTGCTCACCGCCGAGCCCCACAAGCTGCCCCCTGCCAGCGAGCAG GTGATCAAGGACCTGAAGGGCTCCGACTACAGTTGGTCCTACCAGACCCCTCCATCGTcgcccagcagctccagctcccgCAAATCGAGCATGTGCAG TGTCAGCAGTGCCAAGGGTGGCCTCCCGTGGCCCGGGGGGGCTCAGACCTGCTCACCCAGCTCCACCTATCGCTACCGCAGCCTGGCCCAGCCGGCCAGCGCCAGCACGCGCCTCTCCAGCGTTTCCTCGCACGACTCCGGCTTCATCTCCCAGGATGCTGCCTACTCCAAACCGCCCTCCCCGATGCCCTCAGACATCACCAGCCAG AAGTCCTCCAGCTCAGCGTCCTCAGAGGCCTCAGAGACGTGCCAGTCGGTCAGCGAGTGCAGCTCCCCCACCTCG GATTGGTCCAAGGCCAGCCCCTATGACCAGCCCATGGTCAGCACCCTACAGCGGCGAAAGGACCGCGTGGAGCACCTGCGGGAAGCTGAGATGGGCTCAGCCAGCAGCGCGTACCCGGCCATGGGCAGCGAGGATGCTCCCAGGCCCCGAATGTCACCGGCCACCATTGCAGCCAAG CATGGCGAGGAGGTGTCCCCCGCTGCCAGCGACCTGGCCATGGTGCTCACACGGGGGCTGAGCCTGGAGCACCAGAAGAGCAGCCGGGACTCGCTGCAGTACTCCAGTGGCTACAGCACGCAGACCACCACTCCATCTTGCTCTGAGGACACCATCCCTTCCCAAG GTTCTGACTACGACTGCTACTCGGTGAACGGCGACGTGGAGTGCGACCCTCAGAGCGACTTCGACAAATCCTCAACCATCCCTCGCAACAGCAACATCGCCCAGAACTACCGCCGTATGATCCAGACCAAGCGGCCCGCCTCCACCGCCGGGCTGCCCAGCGGCACCAACCTGCCGGCCGGCAGCACCCCTGGGGTGGCCACCATCCGCCGCACGCCCTCCACCAAACCCTCGGTCCGCCGCACCCTGTCCAACGCTGGCCCCATCCCCATCCGCCCACCCATCGTCCCCGTCAAGACCCCAACGGTGCCCGATTCACCCGTCTACGCCGGCCCAGCGCGGGTGGGCAGCGAGGAGTGCGTGTTTTACGCTGAGGATGCCTCACCCAACCCAATGGATTTTGCCAAAGCGTCGCCCAAACGCTTGAGCCTCCCCAACGCTGCCTGGGGCGGCGGCGTGGCCGAGATCTCGGTGTACTCCGGGGCGGCGCATCCAATGGCCACCGACGAAGAGGAGGACCAGCAGTTGGCCGCCAACCGGCACAGCTTGGTGGAGAAGATCGGCGAGCTGGTGGCTGGTGCCCACGCTCTGGGAGAAGGCCAATTCCCCTTTCCCACCGCGCTGGAGGAGacccccgcgccgccccccgcGCCCGCCATGGACCCCCCGGCCGAAGACATGCTGGTGGCCATCCGGCGCGGCGTGCGCCTGCGCAGGACCGTCACCAACGACAGGTCGGCGCCGCGGATATCGTGA
- the MTSS2 gene encoding protein MTSS 2 isoform X1, with translation METAEKECGALGGLFQAIINDMKSSYPIWEDFNSKATKLHSQLRTTVLAAVAFLDAFQKVADMATNTRGATRDIGSALTRMCMRHRSIEAKLRQFTNALMESLINPLQDRIEDWKKTANQLDKDHAKEYKRARHEIKKKSSDTLKLQKKARKGQLGKGDLQPQLDNALQDVNDMYLLLEETEKQAVRKALIEERGRFCTFITFLQPVVNGELTMLGEITHLQGIIDDLVVLTAEPHKLPPASEQVIKDLKGSDYSWSYQTPPSSPSSSSSRKSSMCSSVSSAKGGLPWPGGAQTCSPSSTYRYRSLAQPASASTRLSSVSSHDSGFISQDAAYSKPPSPMPSDITSQKSSSSASSEASETCQSVSECSSPTSDWSKASPYDQPMVSTLQRRKDRVEHLREAEMGSASSAYPAMGSEDAPRPRMSPATIAAKHGEEVSPAASDLAMVLTRGLSLEHQKSSRDSLQYSSGYSTQTTTPSCSEDTIPSQGSDYDCYSVNGDVECDPQSDFDKSSTIPRNSNIAQNYRRMIQTKRPASTAGLPSGTNLPAGSTPGVATIRRTPSTKPSVRRTLSNAGPIPIRPPIVPVKTPTVPDSPVYAGPARVGSEECVFYAEDASPNPMDFAKASPKRLSLPNAAWGGGVAEISVYSGAAHPMATDEEEDQQLAANRHSLVEKIGELVAGAHALGEGQFPFPTALEETPAPPPAPAMDPPAEDMLVAIRRGVRLRRTVTNDRSAPRIS, from the exons AGCTCCTACCCCATCTGGGAGGACTTCAACTCCAAGGCCACCAAGCTGCACTCCCAGCTCAG GACCACAGTGCTGGCTGCGGTCGCCTTCCTGGATGCCTTCCAGAAAGTGGCTGACATGGCCACCAACACTCGAG GGGCCACGAGGGACATCGGCTCCGCACTGACCCGTATGTGCATGCGGCACCGCAGCATCGAGGCCAAGCTCCGGCAGTTCACCAA TGCCCTGATGGAGAGCCTGATCAACCCTTTGCAGGACAGAATTGAGGACTGGAAGAAAACTGCCAACCAGTTGGACAAGGACCACGCAAAAG AGTACAAGCGAGCCCGCCACGAGATCAAGAAGAAATCCTCTGACACACTCAAGCTGCAGAAGAAGGCTCGTAAGGGTCAGCTGG GGAAAGGGgacctgcagccccagctggacAACGCGCTGCAGGACGTCAATGATATGtacctgctgctggaggagacGGAGAAGCAGGCGGTGCGCAAGGCGCTCATCGAGGAGCGGGGCCGCTTCTGCACCTTCATCACCTTCCTGCAGCCCGTGGTG AACGGGGAGCTCACCATGCTGGGGGAGATCACCCACTTGCAGGGCATCATCGACGACCTGGTGGTGCTCACCGCCGAGCCCCACAAGCTGCCCCCTGCCAGCGAGCAG GTGATCAAGGACCTGAAGGGCTCCGACTACAGTTGGTCCTACCAGACCCCTCCATCGTcgcccagcagctccagctcccgCAAATCGAGCATGTGCAG CAGTGTCAGCAGTGCCAAGGGTGGCCTCCCGTGGCCCGGGGGGGCTCAGACCTGCTCACCCAGCTCCACCTATCGCTACCGCAGCCTGGCCCAGCCGGCCAGCGCCAGCACGCGCCTCTCCAGCGTTTCCTCGCACGACTCCGGCTTCATCTCCCAGGATGCTGCCTACTCCAAACCGCCCTCCCCGATGCCCTCAGACATCACCAGCCAG AAGTCCTCCAGCTCAGCGTCCTCAGAGGCCTCAGAGACGTGCCAGTCGGTCAGCGAGTGCAGCTCCCCCACCTCG GATTGGTCCAAGGCCAGCCCCTATGACCAGCCCATGGTCAGCACCCTACAGCGGCGAAAGGACCGCGTGGAGCACCTGCGGGAAGCTGAGATGGGCTCAGCCAGCAGCGCGTACCCGGCCATGGGCAGCGAGGATGCTCCCAGGCCCCGAATGTCACCGGCCACCATTGCAGCCAAG CATGGCGAGGAGGTGTCCCCCGCTGCCAGCGACCTGGCCATGGTGCTCACACGGGGGCTGAGCCTGGAGCACCAGAAGAGCAGCCGGGACTCGCTGCAGTACTCCAGTGGCTACAGCACGCAGACCACCACTCCATCTTGCTCTGAGGACACCATCCCTTCCCAAG GTTCTGACTACGACTGCTACTCGGTGAACGGCGACGTGGAGTGCGACCCTCAGAGCGACTTCGACAAATCCTCAACCATCCCTCGCAACAGCAACATCGCCCAGAACTACCGCCGTATGATCCAGACCAAGCGGCCCGCCTCCACCGCCGGGCTGCCCAGCGGCACCAACCTGCCGGCCGGCAGCACCCCTGGGGTGGCCACCATCCGCCGCACGCCCTCCACCAAACCCTCGGTCCGCCGCACCCTGTCCAACGCTGGCCCCATCCCCATCCGCCCACCCATCGTCCCCGTCAAGACCCCAACGGTGCCCGATTCACCCGTCTACGCCGGCCCAGCGCGGGTGGGCAGCGAGGAGTGCGTGTTTTACGCTGAGGATGCCTCACCCAACCCAATGGATTTTGCCAAAGCGTCGCCCAAACGCTTGAGCCTCCCCAACGCTGCCTGGGGCGGCGGCGTGGCCGAGATCTCGGTGTACTCCGGGGCGGCGCATCCAATGGCCACCGACGAAGAGGAGGACCAGCAGTTGGCCGCCAACCGGCACAGCTTGGTGGAGAAGATCGGCGAGCTGGTGGCTGGTGCCCACGCTCTGGGAGAAGGCCAATTCCCCTTTCCCACCGCGCTGGAGGAGacccccgcgccgccccccgcGCCCGCCATGGACCCCCCGGCCGAAGACATGCTGGTGGCCATCCGGCGCGGCGTGCGCCTGCGCAGGACCGTCACCAACGACAGGTCGGCGCCGCGGATATCGTGA
- the MTSS2 gene encoding protein MTSS 2 isoform X5, whose product METAEKECGALGGLFQAIINDMKSSYPIWEDFNSKATKLHSQLRTTVLAAVAFLDAFQKVADMATNTRGATRDIGSALTRMCMRHRSIEAKLRQFTNALMESLINPLQDRIEDWKKTANQLDKDHAKEYKRARHEIKKKSSDTLKLQKKARKGDLQPQLDNALQDVNDMYLLLEETEKQAVRKALIEERGRFCTFITFLQPVVNGELTMLGEITHLQGIIDDLVVLTAEPHKLPPASEQVIKDLKGSDYSWSYQTPPSSPSSSSSRKSSMCSSVSSAKGGLPWPGGAQTCSPSSTYRYRSLAQPASASTRLSSVSSHDSGFISQDAAYSKPPSPMPSDITSQKSSSSASSEASETCQSVSECSSPTSDWSKASPYDQPMVSTLQRRKDRVEHLREAEMGSASSAYPAMGSEDAPRPRMSPATIAAKHGEEVSPAASDLAMVLTRGLSLEHQKSSRDSLQYSSGYSTQTTTPSCSEDTIPSQGSDYDCYSVNGDVECDPQSDFDKSSTIPRNSNIAQNYRRMIQTKRPASTAGLPSGTNLPAGSTPGVATIRRTPSTKPSVRRTLSNAGPIPIRPPIVPVKTPTVPDSPVYAGPARVGSEECVFYAEDASPNPMDFAKASPKRLSLPNAAWGGGVAEISVYSGAAHPMATDEEEDQQLAANRHSLVEKIGELVAGAHALGEGQFPFPTALEETPAPPPAPAMDPPAEDMLVAIRRGVRLRRTVTNDRSAPRIS is encoded by the exons AGCTCCTACCCCATCTGGGAGGACTTCAACTCCAAGGCCACCAAGCTGCACTCCCAGCTCAG GACCACAGTGCTGGCTGCGGTCGCCTTCCTGGATGCCTTCCAGAAAGTGGCTGACATGGCCACCAACACTCGAG GGGCCACGAGGGACATCGGCTCCGCACTGACCCGTATGTGCATGCGGCACCGCAGCATCGAGGCCAAGCTCCGGCAGTTCACCAA TGCCCTGATGGAGAGCCTGATCAACCCTTTGCAGGACAGAATTGAGGACTGGAAGAAAACTGCCAACCAGTTGGACAAGGACCACGCAAAAG AGTACAAGCGAGCCCGCCACGAGATCAAGAAGAAATCCTCTGACACACTCAAGCTGCAGAAGAAGGCTC GGAAAGGGgacctgcagccccagctggacAACGCGCTGCAGGACGTCAATGATATGtacctgctgctggaggagacGGAGAAGCAGGCGGTGCGCAAGGCGCTCATCGAGGAGCGGGGCCGCTTCTGCACCTTCATCACCTTCCTGCAGCCCGTGGTG AACGGGGAGCTCACCATGCTGGGGGAGATCACCCACTTGCAGGGCATCATCGACGACCTGGTGGTGCTCACCGCCGAGCCCCACAAGCTGCCCCCTGCCAGCGAGCAG GTGATCAAGGACCTGAAGGGCTCCGACTACAGTTGGTCCTACCAGACCCCTCCATCGTcgcccagcagctccagctcccgCAAATCGAGCATGTGCAG CAGTGTCAGCAGTGCCAAGGGTGGCCTCCCGTGGCCCGGGGGGGCTCAGACCTGCTCACCCAGCTCCACCTATCGCTACCGCAGCCTGGCCCAGCCGGCCAGCGCCAGCACGCGCCTCTCCAGCGTTTCCTCGCACGACTCCGGCTTCATCTCCCAGGATGCTGCCTACTCCAAACCGCCCTCCCCGATGCCCTCAGACATCACCAGCCAG AAGTCCTCCAGCTCAGCGTCCTCAGAGGCCTCAGAGACGTGCCAGTCGGTCAGCGAGTGCAGCTCCCCCACCTCG GATTGGTCCAAGGCCAGCCCCTATGACCAGCCCATGGTCAGCACCCTACAGCGGCGAAAGGACCGCGTGGAGCACCTGCGGGAAGCTGAGATGGGCTCAGCCAGCAGCGCGTACCCGGCCATGGGCAGCGAGGATGCTCCCAGGCCCCGAATGTCACCGGCCACCATTGCAGCCAAG CATGGCGAGGAGGTGTCCCCCGCTGCCAGCGACCTGGCCATGGTGCTCACACGGGGGCTGAGCCTGGAGCACCAGAAGAGCAGCCGGGACTCGCTGCAGTACTCCAGTGGCTACAGCACGCAGACCACCACTCCATCTTGCTCTGAGGACACCATCCCTTCCCAAG GTTCTGACTACGACTGCTACTCGGTGAACGGCGACGTGGAGTGCGACCCTCAGAGCGACTTCGACAAATCCTCAACCATCCCTCGCAACAGCAACATCGCCCAGAACTACCGCCGTATGATCCAGACCAAGCGGCCCGCCTCCACCGCCGGGCTGCCCAGCGGCACCAACCTGCCGGCCGGCAGCACCCCTGGGGTGGCCACCATCCGCCGCACGCCCTCCACCAAACCCTCGGTCCGCCGCACCCTGTCCAACGCTGGCCCCATCCCCATCCGCCCACCCATCGTCCCCGTCAAGACCCCAACGGTGCCCGATTCACCCGTCTACGCCGGCCCAGCGCGGGTGGGCAGCGAGGAGTGCGTGTTTTACGCTGAGGATGCCTCACCCAACCCAATGGATTTTGCCAAAGCGTCGCCCAAACGCTTGAGCCTCCCCAACGCTGCCTGGGGCGGCGGCGTGGCCGAGATCTCGGTGTACTCCGGGGCGGCGCATCCAATGGCCACCGACGAAGAGGAGGACCAGCAGTTGGCCGCCAACCGGCACAGCTTGGTGGAGAAGATCGGCGAGCTGGTGGCTGGTGCCCACGCTCTGGGAGAAGGCCAATTCCCCTTTCCCACCGCGCTGGAGGAGacccccgcgccgccccccgcGCCCGCCATGGACCCCCCGGCCGAAGACATGCTGGTGGCCATCCGGCGCGGCGTGCGCCTGCGCAGGACCGTCACCAACGACAGGTCGGCGCCGCGGATATCGTGA